The sequence CGGATCCATGCGGGGCTCCGTGTATCTAGCGGCCGCATGCGACGCCCCCTCTTCCGCGCTCCCCTCCTGCTGTGCTCCGCGCTCCTGCTGAGCACCGGCTGCGAGAGCATGAAGCCCCGTGCCGTCTCCCCCTCCGACGGCACCACCGCCACTGAACCGCCCGACGCCTCCGTCCCCATCCAGGCCTCCGTTCCGGATGCCGGCGCCCCCACTCCTGAAGACACCCCCGCCACGCTGTCCCCATGGCAGCGTGCCCGCGTGGGCGACCGCGTGGAGTACGCCTTCTCCGCCCACCGGGGCCGCCCGGGCTCGGACGCCGGCGTCGGCGTGGCGGGCCATGTCGCGCTGGAGGTCGTCGCCGTCCAGGCGCCGTGGGCGTGGCTCACCGTCACCTTCACGGATGATCAGGGCAAGCCCCTGGCCCACCCTCGCCTCTCCCAGCCTCGCGTGCTGCCCATGCGCCTGGAGGAGACACAGCCCCGGAAGGCGGAACACCGCGGCCAGCGCTCCACCGAACAGACCACCGCCGCCGGCCGCACCTGGGACGCGAGCCGCTTCCTGGACGACCGCCGCCCCAGCGACGGCCCCCTCCAGAACCGCCTCTACGCCACCGAGCCCGGACCGCTGTACCTCACCCATGGCCTGCTCGACGCCAGCACCACGCTCTCCGGCTTCGGCGCCAGCGGCAGCCAGCAGCTCACGCTCGTGTCCTTCCGCCAGGGCAGCGACGGCGAGGGCACCGTGCCCGTGCTCGACCACGCGTGGGGCCCGGGCACCTGGTACGACGTGCGCCAGGACCTCTCCGGCACATCCTCCGTGCGCCGCGTCTGCCTGGGCGCGGAAGGGGGCTTCGTGCTGCGCAAGGAGCTGACCGGCCCCTCCGGCGATGCGCCGTGCGCGGACTTCCAGGACGCCGAAACCACGCCCCTGGAAGAGGCCGTCCTCCACGCCGTCAGCGAGGCCGTCAGCCAGCCGCAGCAGTGGCCCCCCATCACCGCCGGCACCGCGCCGTCACGCCGCGACACCTTCACCGTCGGCCAGCACCCCGTCCCCGCCACCGTCTTCGAAGCCCCCGCGGGCGAGGGCGCCGAGCGCCGCGTCCAGGTCACCTATTACGCCGCCGAGCCGTGGGGCGCCGCGCTCCAGGGGCTCGCGGACGAGGCCCGCTTCACCCCGCTCTCCGACGCCGTCTTCCGCGCCCCGCCCAAGGGCAAGCGCGTGGCCGAGGACGCCACCGCGCTCGCGGGCTGGGGCAAGTGGGTCAAGGACGGCGCGAAGTAGCGTCAGTCACACGTGCGGCGCTCCGGCTTGTCCGCGCGGCACTGGGCCACGGACGGGAGCGCCTCACGCGCCTCGTCCGCCACCTCCACCAGCGGGCGCGCGCACTCCCTCGCCGCCAGGGTGCCCTGGACGCCGAACAGGGACATCACCTCCGCGCAGCGCTTCTGCAGGGACTCCACGCCCGCCACGAACAGCGGCTGCATCACCTCCGGCGTGAAGGAGTAGCCGCTCGCCGTGGCCAGGCCCGTCTCCGGCTTGAACATCCACGCGCTGCGCCAGCTGGTGGCCACCTGGTCGAAGCGCGCGGAGCCCATCCACACCGCCTGCCCCGCCCCCGGCCCCAGCGCGGGCGGCTGGAAGCCCGGGCCCTTGCGGCGGCAGAACTCCTCCGTCGCGCCACGCAACGTGCAGACGTTGTACTCACCCATCCGCCGCGTCACCGCGAGCAGCTCCGCCTGCTGCACCTCGCCCACGCGCGGCTGCGCCACGAACAAATCAATGGTGCGCATCAGCACGCTCATCGCGTTCTTCGGGTCCCCCGCTGGCGACGGGTTCACCCCGCCCGTGGAAATCACCAGCACGCGCTCCGCCCCGCGCTGCACCGCCTGCAGCAGCGGCAGCCCCGAGCGCACCCCGCCGTCGTAGTACGTCCCCGTGCGGTCGCCCGCCGCCGACGGCAGCACGCCCACCGGGTTGGACAGCACCGGCTCCGCGATGGACGCCACGATGGCGTTCGTCATCCCGCCCTTGCGCAGCTTGTCCGACGCGCCCGGCCGGAAGTCCGCCGGGTCCTGGTCGCTCACGCCGAACACGTCGCCCGTCTGGAAGTCCACCGACACCGACACCAGCTCCGTGCCGTTGTGCAGCATCTCCGGCTGGACGAACGCGTCCAGCTTGGAGAACACGCCGTCGAAGCGCACCAGCCCCCGCGTGTCGTCCGCCAGGTTCCACAGCCACGTGGAGTTCACGCAGTACAGGTCCGACTCCACCGTGCACGTGTAGTTGCCCAGCAGCTGCTTGCGCGCGTTCGCCTCCTGGCCCGGCGTGTGGAACAGGTCCACCAGCGTGCTGATGAGCGCGCCCGTGCTCGTGCCCGCCGCCAGGTCGATTCGCGCGTCCCCGCAGCCCTCCGGCGCGGGCTTGCCCCGGCACTGCTCCAGGATGCCCAGCAGCCGCCAGATGGCCCCCGCGCTGAACGCGCCGTTGGCCCCGCCGCCGCTCAGCACCACCGCGTTGCTGGGCCGCTGCAAATCCCTGCGCCACGAGCGCGCCCGCACGTACGCGGCCGCGGACGCCGCGCCCCGCTGGATGCCCTGCGCCAGCACCTCGCGCGTGAGCGGCACCTCCAGCGACTGCTGCAGCGCCGCCAGCGACGGGCCAATCCCCATCGCGTTCGCGAGGAAGCGCTGCGCGTCCACCTCCTCCACGGGCGGCGCGGACACGGAGAAGGACTGCACCGGAGCCGAGACGCCCCACGCCGCCGCCTTCACCGTGCGGTCCACGTAGCCCGTGCGCTCGGCGTTCTCATAGCAGGACGCCGTGTCGTTGCCCGCGTGCTGGACCAGACACGCCGTCATGTCCAGCACCGCCTCCGGGGCCGCGCCCAGCGCCTCCATCCACGCGCCCGTGCGCGCAGGGTCCACGTAGGAGTCCATCAACTGCGCGCGCGTCAGCCCCGCCACGCGCTCCACCGCCGGCACGCGGGACGGCATGTCCTTGGGCGGCGACGCGTCCGGAGCGTTGAGCGTGTCCAGCAGCACGTCCGTGCGCATGAAGCTGCAACCGCCCGCGGTGGCGGCGAGGAACATCAGCAGCGGCGTGAGGTGACGGCGCATGGAGACACCTCCATCAGGAGAGGAAACGGACCTTCCTCCTCCTTAGCCGATGCCCCCGACGCCCGGCCATCACCCGAAACGTCAGGCATCCGCAATCTCGCAAAGCCCCGCTCGCGACGCGTCGCGGTGCGGTTAGCATGCGCGCCCCCGACCCGGAGGATGGACCCCACATGGTTGAGTATGACCCGCATCGCTGGTGGAGCTACTTCCACTACCTGCGCGGTTCGATGGTGAAGGAGATCGTCGGCCGCGTGTTGATGTGCGTCGTCTGGTCCGCGGCCGTGGTGGGCTTCTCACAGCACGTGCGCAACGTGGGCGTGGCCCCGACGGTGCACACGCTGGCGGGCATCTCGCTGAGCCTGCTGCTCGTGTTCCGCACCAACGCCTCCTATGACCGCTTCTGGGAGGGACGCAAGCTGTGGGGCGGCATCGTCAACGAGACGCGCAACCTGGTCCGCGCCTCGGAGGTCTTCCTGGGCAAGACTCCCCTCTACGCCCCGCTGGTGCACTGGACGGCCGCGTTCCCCTTCGCCACCGCCGCGTGGCTGCGCGGCCAGCAGCGGCATGTGGGGCCGCGCACGGAACCCCTGCCCCAGGGGGAGGTGACGGAGGTCCTCAAGGCCCAGCACGTGCCGCTCGCCGTGGCCCGCCGCATGACGGCCGTCCTGGATGAAGGCCGCCGGCAGGGGCTGTATCCGGAGTACGTCCAGATGCAGCTGGACCAGAACGTCCAGTTGCTCGTGGACTACCTGGGCGGTTGTGAGCGCATCCACCGCACGCCCATGCCCTTCGCGTACATGGTGCACCTGCGCCGCGCCCTCATCCTCTACTGCTTCACCCTGCCCTTCGCGCTGGTGGACACCTTCGGCTGGGTGACAGTGGTCGCGACCTTCGTCGTGGCGTATGTCTTCTTTGGCATCGAGGAGATCGGCGTCGAGATCGAAGACCCCTTCGGCACGGACGACAACGACCTGCCGCTCGACACCATCTGCCAGAACATCCAGAACAACCTCCTCGCGCTCTTGCCGGGCCCTCCCTCCAGGGAGAGCCCGGGTCCGTGAAGGACTACTCCGCGACGGAGAGCTTCACCTCGATGTTGCCGCGCGTGGCGTTGGAGTACGGGCACACCTGGTGGGCCGCCTCCATCAGCTTCTGCGCTTCTTCACGGGAGACGCCGGGGAGGATGCCCGTGAGCTCCACCGCCAGGCCGAAGCCGCCCTCCGGCGTCTTGCCGATGGTGACGGCGGCCTTCACGCCGGTCTTCTCATCCAGCTTCTTGCCGGCCTTGCCCGCGACGAGGCGCAGCGCGCTCTCGAAGCAGGAGGAGTAGCCCGCGGCGAAGAGCTGCTCGGGGTTGGTGGCCGACTCCTTGCCGGAGCCGCCCAACTGCTTCGGCATGGCCAGCTCCAGGCCGTTCAGCGGGCTGTTCTCGAGCGCAAGCTTGCCGTTGCGGCCACCGTGCGTGATGGCGGTGGTGGAGTAGAGGGGAGAGATCTGGACCGGGGCCATGGGGGTGCTCCTTCGTGACGTCGTGAGTGAAAACCGCGTGTCTTCAGCACTACTTTGAAAGCTTCTCGAACAGCTTGAGGACGTCCCGGCGCAGCCGCGACAGCTCCTCCAGCGTCAAACCCGTGCGGCAGACGATGGCCTCCGGGACGGACGCGGCCTTGCGGCGCAGCGCCTTTCCCTGCGCGGTGAGCGACGCCGTCACCGACCGCGCGTCCTCCTGGGAGCGCTCGCGGCGCACGAAGCCCAGCGTCTCCAGCCGCTTGAGCAGCGGCGTGAGCGTCCCCGAGTCCAGGAACAGCTTCTCCCCCAGCTCCTTCACCGTCACGCCATCCGTCTCCCACAGCACCAGCATCACCAGGTACTGCGGGTACGTGAGCCCCAGCTTCGCCAGGAGCGGCGTGTAGGCCTGCACCATCGCTCGCGACGCCGCGTAGAGCGGGAAGCACAGCTGCAGGTCCAACCGGAGCAGGTCATCCGTCGACATGGAGAATATGTAGTGCGCAATTCAATTGCGCGCAACTGAATCTGGGCGACCCCATGGGAAGCGAGGTCAGGTGGAGGGTGTTTCCCCCGTCGGGCAGGGCCGTGTGGTACAGCCGCCACCCCCGGAGTGCCCGGGAACTGTCGAGGACGAGGGATGCTCAGGACGGTCACCGCCACGCGCTACGTGACGCCCTTGCGCGAAGGGGGCTCGCTGCCCGCCATCGTGGAGGCGAACGACGCGGGGCTCTATGTCGTGAAGTTTCGTGGGGCGGGCCAGGGGGCCAAGGCGCTCATCGCGGAGCTGCTGGCCGGAGAGCTGGCGCGCGTGCTGGGCCTGCGCGTTCCGGAGCTGGTGTTCGTGGAGCTGGACGTGTCGCTGGGCCGCAACGAGCCTGACAGCGAGATCCGCGAGCTGCTCAAGTCGAGCGCGGGGCTGAACCTGGCGCTGGACTACCTGCCGCGCTCGGTGACGTTCGACCCGCTGGCGGTGCCGGTGCCGGAGACGCAGGTGGCGTCCGCCATCGTGGCGTTCGACGCGTTCGTCACGAACGTGGACCGCACGCCGAAGAACCCCAACCTCCTGGTGTGGCACCGCAACCTCTGGCTCATCGACCACGGGGCGGCGATGTACTTCCACCACTCCTGGGACGGCTGGGAGGAGCGCAGCCAGACGCGCTTCGCGCCCATCAAGGACCACGTGCTCCTGCCGTGGGCGCACGGGCTGGCGGAGGCCGGGGACCTGCTGCGCGAGCGGGTGACGCGCGAGGTGGTGGAGCGCATCGTCGGGGCCATCCCGGAGGCGTGGCTGGGCCAGGAGCCCGCGTTCGCGTCCACGGCGGAGCACCGCGCGGCGTACGTGACGTGGCTGCTGCGCCGGCTGGAAGCGGCGCCGGCGTTCATCGAGGAGGCGACGCGTGCCCACGCCCAGCTCGTTTGACTACGCCATCATCCGGCTGGTGCCTCGCGTGGAGCGCGAGGAGTTCATCAACGTGGGCGTCGTCCTCTTCTGCGTGCAGCACCGCTACCTGGGCGCGCGCGTGGAGCTGGACGTGGCGCGGCTGAAGGCGCTGTCACCGGACGCGGACGTGGAGCTGCTCGGCGGCCACCTGGAGAGCTTCCGCCGCGTGTGCGTGGGTGGGAAGGACGCGGGGCCCATTGGCCGGCTGCCGCAGAAGGAGCGCTGGCACTGGCTGGTGGCGCCCCGCAGCACGATGCTCCAGACGGGCCCGGTGCACGCGGGCCTGTGTGACGACCCGGACCGCGCGCTGGAGCACCTGCTGGACACGATGGTGCGGGTGAAGCCCGCTCCGTGAGCAGGCGGACGGGCGGGCGCTTCGTCCGCTTGTCGGCACATCGCGGATGGCGGCGGCGCATCCCAACGTGAAGAGAGTGGGGAGGCCTGGACGTTCGCGCCGGGGCTTCCCATTTTTCGTCGCGAGGCCTGGGGAGGTGGCGAGCCGCAATGGAGCCGTCAGCGTTACGCATCGTCACGTACAACGTCCGCTACTTCGGGCACATGCTGCGGGGGCTCGCGAGCACCGTGGGGCCCAAGCGCCGGGTGGCCGCCGCGCTGGCCACGTTGGACCCCCTGCCGGACATCGTGTGCCTCCAGGAGGTGGAGACCGCGTCGCTGCGCAGCAACATCGCCCACCGGCAGGTCCGCCCGGGTGAGACGCAGCTGGAGGCGTTCATGGCGCGCGTGGAGGAGACGTTCGCCCTCCAGGGGCGCGACATGCCCTACGAGGCGTTCTACTTCCGCGCGCACCACTACAAGCTGCGGGAGGTGTCGCTGTACACGACGGGGCTGGCGATGCTCGTCAACACGCGCACGCTCCAGGTGGACCGGCACAACGTGGAGGCGCCGGAGCACATCACGCACCACCACGTGCAGGGGCTCAAGGAGCGCAAGCAGAGCCGCATCTGCGCGCACATGCGCGTCATCCGCCGCGCGGACCAGCGCGCGTTCCACATCTTCAACACGCACCTGAGCCTGCCCACGCCGTTCGCCCGCGAGTTCTGGGCCACGCGCGACAAGATGGGCTGCGGCGTGAACCAGTTGCACGAGGCGAAGAAGCTCACGGGCTTCATCGGGCTGCACGCGAAGGAGGAGCCGTTCGTGGTGTGCGGGGACTTCAACTCGCCGCCGTCGTCGCCTGTGTACCGCTACCTCACGGGGGACGCGCACCTGACGTGCGCGCAGGCTGCGGTGGGGCAGATCAACCCGGCCCTGTCCCGCGCGTTCCCCACCGCGGGCTTCATGCACATGCGCATGCACCTGGACCACCTGTTCTCCGGCGGCGGCGTGAGCTGGCTGGACACGGATGAGACGCGGCCCTTCGGAGACCTCAACAGTCGCTTCCACGGCCTGTCAGACCACGTGCCGCTCATCGCGCGCTTCCGGCTGGAGACGCCGGCGCCGGTGCTGCTGACCTAGTCCCCGTCGCGCTCCAGCGCCTCCCACGCGTCCAGGATTTCGCGCGTACGGCGCTCCGCGAGCGCGTGGAACTCCGGCGCCAGGTGGGCCACCTTGTCCGGGTGGTATTGCGCGATGAGCGCGCGGAACGCCTTGCGCGCTTCATCCCTGGGCGTGCCCCGCTCGATGCCCAGCACCGTCCACGGGTCCTTCGCCTCGGGCGCGGCGGGCGGTGGGTTCACGGCACGACGGCCTCGCGGGGGCGTGGCTTCATCGCTCGCGGACTCGTAGCGCGGCGGTGTTCGGGGTGTGGGCTCCGGACGGCGGTGGCCGGGGCGCTTCGCCGGGTCCGGCGCGGGGATGGCCGTCGTCAGGCGGCTCAGGGCCTCCTGGAGGAACCACAGGTCCTCGGTGGGGCTCGCGTGCTTGCGCACCACCGCGCGCGGCCGGCCGTCCTCCAGCAGCACGTAGCCCGTGGCCGCCGCGTAGGCTCGCTTCTTGTCGTCCGGATGGAGCCGGTCGCCCAGGTCCCCCAGGGGGTCGCGCCACATGCCCGCCGTCGTGCCCTCGTCCGCCACGATGACCTGCGACAGCACGTGCCCGAACAGGTCCTCCAGCGCGGCGAAGGGCTCGCGCGCCTGCGGCGGCCGCGTCATGCCCGCGCCGTGGCGCACCCCCGCCACCAGCAGCAGCCCCTGCGCCGCGTCCACGAAGGCGAAGAGCTTCTCGCGGACCTGCTTGTCGGAGAAGTAGAGAACGGCCTGCACGGTCCTCCCATCCTGGGGAAGCCCCCGCCGTTTCTCAACCTCCGCCGCACCGCCCGCCTCCCCCGTCCACTTCCTGGAATTCCGGCAAGGCGTGGTTCAAAGCGACTCGACCCGGGGGCGGGCTTGCGAAAGAGTCACCCCCCTCTATGCGCTGCTGCCACCGCCACGCCCCCGCCGCCGCCGGGTCCTCCGACCCGCATCCGTTCAGCCTCCCCGGCGCCACCGAGCACTACGCCGCGCCGCGCCCCGTGCGCGCCGAGCACGTGCGCATCGAGCTGGACCTGGACTTCGCCCAGCGCACCCTGGCCGGCATCTGCACCACCCGCGTGTCCGCGGTCCGCACCGTGTCCACCGTCACCTTCGACGCCGTGGACCTGGACGTCACCGGCGCGCGCGTGGACGGCCACCCGGCGGTCTTCTCCAACTCCGGCGCCCACGTGCGCGTGGAGCTGCCGCGCGCGCTGGAGGCGGGCCAGGCGTGCGACATCGCGCTCACCTACCGCGCCCGTCCCCGCCGCGGCCTCTACTTCTGGGGCCCGGACGCGGGCTATCCGGACCGCCCGCTCCAGGCGTGGACGCAGGGGCAGGACATCGACGCGAGATGCTGGTTCCCCTGCCTGGACACGCCCGCGCAGAAGGCCACGTCGGAGGTCGTCGCCACCTTCCCGGCGAACATGACGTCGCTGTCCAACGGCGTGCTCGTCAGCGACGTCACCACCGGCGAGCGGCGCACCCAGCACCACCGCATGGCGCAGCCGCACGCGCCCTACCTCGTCACGCTGGTGGTGGGCGAGTTCGACGAGGCCACCGACACCGCCGGCACCACGCCGCTGCGCTACCTGTTCCCCAAGGGCCGCCGCGAGGACGCGCTCCGGTGCGTGGCGCGCACGCCGAAGATGATCGCCGCGTATGAAGCCCTCACCGGTGAGCCCTACCCGTGGAGCGGCTACGCGCAGGTGTTCGTCACGGAGTTCATCCTGGGCGGCATGGAGCACACCACCGCCACCACGCTGGTGGACACGGTGCTGCACGATGCTCGGGCGCACCTGGACTACAACGCCGAACCGCTCATCTCCCATGAGCTGGCGCACCAGTGGTTCGGCGACCTGCTCACCTGCCGCGACTGGCCCCACGGCTGGCTCAACGAGGGCTTCGCCACCTACTTCGAGGTGCTCTGGAAGGAGCGCGGGGACAACCGGGACGAGGCGGACCACCACCGCGCGCTCGACCTGGAGGCGTACCTGTCCGAGACGCGCGAGCGCTACGCGCGCCCCATCGTCGCGCGGAAGTTCCAGGCGCCCATGGACCTCTTCGACCGCCACCTCTACGAGAAGGGCGGGCTGGTGCTCCACGAGCTGCGCCGCCGCGTGGGGGACGACCTCTTCGTGCGCGCGCTGCGCCACTACGTCGCGTCCCACCGCCACGGCGTGGTGGAGACGGTGGACCTGGCGCGCGCCTTCGAGGAGGCCACCGGCCACAACCTGGACCCCGTCTTCGACCAGTACGTCTTCTCCCCCGGCCACCCGGAGCTGAAGGTGGAGGTCCGCTACGAGGCGGACGACGCGCGCCTGCGCATCAGCGTGCGCCAGACGCAGCGCACGGACTCGGGCACGCCCGTGTTCCGCCTGCCGCTGGAGGTGGCCGTCACCGTGAACGGCGAGGACACGCACCACCGGCTGGAGCTCACGGACGCGGAGCACCGCTTCCACCTGCCCTGCCCCGCCGCGCCCACGCAGGTGCGCGTGGATCCGCGCCGCGACGTGCTGGGCACGCTGGACGTGGACAAGGCCGTGGGTCTGTGGCGCGAGGAGCTGGAGAAGGCACCGGAGGCCCGCGCGCGCACGGAGGCCGCGCACGCGCTGGGCAAGGACGGCGGGCTGCGTTCAGTGGAGGCGCTCGGCCGTGCGCTGAGAGATGTGAAGCTGTTCTGGGCCACCCGCGCCGCGTGCGCGAAGGCGCTGGGCCGCATCCGCACGCCGGAGGCCCGCGCGCTGCTCCTGGACGCGGCCGTCACCGAGCACCCGCGCGTGCGCCGCGCCGTCATCGCCGCGCTGGGAGAGTTCCGCCACGACGTGGAGGTGGCCACGCGCCTGCGCGCGCTGCTGAAAGCCGGGGACGCCAGCTACTTCGTGGAGGCGGAGGCCGCGCGGGCCCTGGGCCGCGTGCGTGCGCCGGACGCGCTGCCCCTGCTGGAGGCCGTGGCCGCGAGGCCGTCGTTCCAGGACGTCATCGGCGCGGGCGCGATGGACGGGCTCGCGGAGACACAGGACGCGGCGGCGTTCCCGGTGGCCGTGGCGCGCACGGAGTACGGGCAGCCCCCGTTCCTGCGCCGCGCGGCGGTGAGCGCGGTGGCGAAGCTGGCGGAGGTGGCCCACCGCAAGCGTGAAGCGGTGGACCTGTTCGCGCAGCTCTTGCGCGACCCGCAGTTCCGCGTGCAACTGGCGGTCTGCGACGCGGCCGCCACGCTGGGCGACCGGCGCCTGCTGCCCGCGCTGGAGGGCACGACCTTCAGCGACCCGCGCACCCGGCGCTACGCCCGCGAGGCCGTGCGCTCCCTGCGCGAGGGCGCCCCCCAGGCCCGCGAGGTCGCGTCGCTGCGCGAGGAACTGGACGCGCTCAAGCAGGAGACGCGCACCCTGCGCGAGAAGCTGGAGACGCTCACGCTGAACACCCGGCCCGCCGCCACGGTGGGGAAGCCTCCGCGCAAGAAGGCCGCTCCCAAGCGCGGCCGCACGCCGCCCCCCAAGCGCAAGCGCTGATCCGCGGGGGCTTCAGTCCACGGGCCCTTGCAGCGCCTGGCGCAGGAACGCGCGCCAGTCCTCGAGCAACGCGGGCGACAGGTCGTGGCCCAGGTCCGGGTAGGTCCGCAGGACGATGGGCACACCCCGGTCCTT comes from Corallococcus macrosporus and encodes:
- a CDS encoding DUF6068 family protein, which produces MRRPLFRAPLLLCSALLLSTGCESMKPRAVSPSDGTTATEPPDASVPIQASVPDAGAPTPEDTPATLSPWQRARVGDRVEYAFSAHRGRPGSDAGVGVAGHVALEVVAVQAPWAWLTVTFTDDQGKPLAHPRLSQPRVLPMRLEETQPRKAEHRGQRSTEQTTAAGRTWDASRFLDDRRPSDGPLQNRLYATEPGPLYLTHGLLDASTTLSGFGASGSQQLTLVSFRQGSDGEGTVPVLDHAWGPGTWYDVRQDLSGTSSVRRVCLGAEGGFVLRKELTGPSGDAPCADFQDAETTPLEEAVLHAVSEAVSQPQQWPPITAGTAPSRRDTFTVGQHPVPATVFEAPAGEGAERRVQVTYYAAEPWGAALQGLADEARFTPLSDAVFRAPPKGKRVAEDATALAGWGKWVKDGAK
- a CDS encoding patatin-like phospholipase family protein — translated: MRRHLTPLLMFLAATAGGCSFMRTDVLLDTLNAPDASPPKDMPSRVPAVERVAGLTRAQLMDSYVDPARTGAWMEALGAAPEAVLDMTACLVQHAGNDTASCYENAERTGYVDRTVKAAAWGVSAPVQSFSVSAPPVEEVDAQRFLANAMGIGPSLAALQQSLEVPLTREVLAQGIQRGAASAAAYVRARSWRRDLQRPSNAVVLSGGGANGAFSAGAIWRLLGILEQCRGKPAPEGCGDARIDLAAGTSTGALISTLVDLFHTPGQEANARKQLLGNYTCTVESDLYCVNSTWLWNLADDTRGLVRFDGVFSKLDAFVQPEMLHNGTELVSVSVDFQTGDVFGVSDQDPADFRPGASDKLRKGGMTNAIVASIAEPVLSNPVGVLPSAAGDRTGTYYDGGVRSGLPLLQAVQRGAERVLVISTGGVNPSPAGDPKNAMSVLMRTIDLFVAQPRVGEVQQAELLAVTRRMGEYNVCTLRGATEEFCRRKGPGFQPPALGPGAGQAVWMGSARFDQVATSWRSAWMFKPETGLATASGYSFTPEVMQPLFVAGVESLQKRCAEVMSLFGVQGTLAARECARPLVEVADEAREALPSVAQCRADKPERRTCD
- a CDS encoding bestrophin family protein codes for the protein MVEYDPHRWWSYFHYLRGSMVKEIVGRVLMCVVWSAAVVGFSQHVRNVGVAPTVHTLAGISLSLLLVFRTNASYDRFWEGRKLWGGIVNETRNLVRASEVFLGKTPLYAPLVHWTAAFPFATAAWLRGQQRHVGPRTEPLPQGEVTEVLKAQHVPLAVARRMTAVLDEGRRQGLYPEYVQMQLDQNVQLLVDYLGGCERIHRTPMPFAYMVHLRRALILYCFTLPFALVDTFGWVTVVATFVVAYVFFGIEEIGVEIEDPFGTDDNDLPLDTICQNIQNNLLALLPGPPSRESPGP
- a CDS encoding organic hydroperoxide resistance protein is translated as MAPVQISPLYSTTAITHGGRNGKLALENSPLNGLELAMPKQLGGSGKESATNPEQLFAAGYSSCFESALRLVAGKAGKKLDEKTGVKAAVTIGKTPEGGFGLAVELTGILPGVSREEAQKLMEAAHQVCPYSNATRGNIEVKLSVAE
- a CDS encoding MarR family winged helix-turn-helix transcriptional regulator gives rise to the protein MSTDDLLRLDLQLCFPLYAASRAMVQAYTPLLAKLGLTYPQYLVMLVLWETDGVTVKELGEKLFLDSGTLTPLLKRLETLGFVRRERSQEDARSVTASLTAQGKALRRKAASVPEAIVCRTGLTLEELSRLRRDVLKLFEKLSK
- a CDS encoding HipA family kinase codes for the protein MLRTVTATRYVTPLREGGSLPAIVEANDAGLYVVKFRGAGQGAKALIAELLAGELARVLGLRVPELVFVELDVSLGRNEPDSEIRELLKSSAGLNLALDYLPRSVTFDPLAVPVPETQVASAIVAFDAFVTNVDRTPKNPNLLVWHRNLWLIDHGAAMYFHHSWDGWEERSQTRFAPIKDHVLLPWAHGLAEAGDLLRERVTREVVERIVGAIPEAWLGQEPAFASTAEHRAAYVTWLLRRLEAAPAFIEEATRAHAQLV
- a CDS encoding DUF3037 domain-containing protein, with translation MPTPSSFDYAIIRLVPRVEREEFINVGVVLFCVQHRYLGARVELDVARLKALSPDADVELLGGHLESFRRVCVGGKDAGPIGRLPQKERWHWLVAPRSTMLQTGPVHAGLCDDPDRALEHLLDTMVRVKPAP
- a CDS encoding endonuclease/exonuclease/phosphatase family protein, which codes for MEPSALRIVTYNVRYFGHMLRGLASTVGPKRRVAAALATLDPLPDIVCLQEVETASLRSNIAHRQVRPGETQLEAFMARVEETFALQGRDMPYEAFYFRAHHYKLREVSLYTTGLAMLVNTRTLQVDRHNVEAPEHITHHHVQGLKERKQSRICAHMRVIRRADQRAFHIFNTHLSLPTPFAREFWATRDKMGCGVNQLHEAKKLTGFIGLHAKEEPFVVCGDFNSPPSSPVYRYLTGDAHLTCAQAAVGQINPALSRAFPTAGFMHMRMHLDHLFSGGGVSWLDTDETRPFGDLNSRFHGLSDHVPLIARFRLETPAPVLLT
- a CDS encoding DnaJ domain-containing protein, with translation MQAVLYFSDKQVREKLFAFVDAAQGLLLVAGVRHGAGMTRPPQAREPFAALEDLFGHVLSQVIVADEGTTAGMWRDPLGDLGDRLHPDDKKRAYAAATGYVLLEDGRPRAVVRKHASPTEDLWFLQEALSRLTTAIPAPDPAKRPGHRRPEPTPRTPPRYESASDEATPPRGRRAVNPPPAAPEAKDPWTVLGIERGTPRDEARKAFRALIAQYHPDKVAHLAPEFHALAERRTREILDAWEALERDGD
- a CDS encoding M1 family aminopeptidase, which translates into the protein MRCCHRHAPAAAGSSDPHPFSLPGATEHYAAPRPVRAEHVRIELDLDFAQRTLAGICTTRVSAVRTVSTVTFDAVDLDVTGARVDGHPAVFSNSGAHVRVELPRALEAGQACDIALTYRARPRRGLYFWGPDAGYPDRPLQAWTQGQDIDARCWFPCLDTPAQKATSEVVATFPANMTSLSNGVLVSDVTTGERRTQHHRMAQPHAPYLVTLVVGEFDEATDTAGTTPLRYLFPKGRREDALRCVARTPKMIAAYEALTGEPYPWSGYAQVFVTEFILGGMEHTTATTLVDTVLHDARAHLDYNAEPLISHELAHQWFGDLLTCRDWPHGWLNEGFATYFEVLWKERGDNRDEADHHRALDLEAYLSETRERYARPIVARKFQAPMDLFDRHLYEKGGLVLHELRRRVGDDLFVRALRHYVASHRHGVVETVDLARAFEEATGHNLDPVFDQYVFSPGHPELKVEVRYEADDARLRISVRQTQRTDSGTPVFRLPLEVAVTVNGEDTHHRLELTDAEHRFHLPCPAAPTQVRVDPRRDVLGTLDVDKAVGLWREELEKAPEARARTEAAHALGKDGGLRSVEALGRALRDVKLFWATRAACAKALGRIRTPEARALLLDAAVTEHPRVRRAVIAALGEFRHDVEVATRLRALLKAGDASYFVEAEAARALGRVRAPDALPLLEAVAARPSFQDVIGAGAMDGLAETQDAAAFPVAVARTEYGQPPFLRRAAVSAVAKLAEVAHRKREAVDLFAQLLRDPQFRVQLAVCDAAATLGDRRLLPALEGTTFSDPRTRRYAREAVRSLREGAPQAREVASLREELDALKQETRTLREKLETLTLNTRPAATVGKPPRKKAAPKRGRTPPPKRKR